From Paenibacillus sp. PK3_47, the proteins below share one genomic window:
- a CDS encoding EsaB/YukD family protein — protein sequence MEYIMVTLQTEGGRQADLKIPAFVPVSDLLDMLAEALHLDKGPETRLQAEPLGRILQSAKTLEEQGVCHGALLTVI from the coding sequence GTGGAGTATATAATGGTTACTTTGCAGACCGAAGGCGGCCGTCAGGCTGATCTGAAGATTCCGGCATTTGTCCCGGTAAGCGATCTGCTGGATATGCTGGCCGAAGCGCTTCATCTGGACAAGGGGCCGGAGACCCGCCTGCAGGCTGAGCCTCTCGGCAGAATTCTGCAGAGCGCCAAAACACTGGAAGAGCAAGGGGTGTGCCACGGCGCACTGCTGACAGTCATTTAA
- a CDS encoding DUF5050 domain-containing protein, translating into MNGNLQSGGLIHRNGDSLLVTDIKGYSGTYLIHNDTSFDIFTDSLMWFMNTGEQGILYSDQRRGNRLFLSAPALREDKLVLDKPCGQPVLRGERVYYMDEQDGSLHCCTAEGRHDRRLTEEKVAGFLLLEDETVIYACSQGIRMTGANGRKAETLTPGSAGRMIRIGGRLAYADRSRDLELTLLDLGSGESSVVEGIAASSVNTDGRYLYCANRRNGSSLYRVDPRTGSSIRISGESADYLHVLDGEIYFSHSREWYRLPLAGGEAEKLPLPGGMNNEH; encoded by the coding sequence ATGAACGGAAATCTGCAAAGCGGAGGCCTGATCCACCGGAACGGGGATTCGCTGCTCGTCACCGACATCAAGGGATACTCCGGCACTTATCTCATACATAACGATACCAGCTTCGACATCTTTACAGACAGCCTGATGTGGTTCATGAACACCGGGGAACAGGGGATTCTGTACAGCGACCAGCGCAGGGGCAACCGGCTGTTCCTGTCCGCGCCGGCCCTGCGGGAAGACAAGCTGGTGCTTGACAAGCCTTGCGGACAGCCGGTTCTCCGCGGAGAGAGGGTCTATTATATGGACGAACAGGACGGCAGCCTGCATTGCTGCACTGCTGAAGGCCGGCATGACCGCCGGCTGACTGAAGAGAAGGTGGCCGGCTTTCTCCTGCTGGAGGACGAAACCGTAATATACGCCTGCAGCCAGGGTATCCGGATGACCGGAGCGAACGGGCGGAAGGCGGAGACCCTTACCCCAGGATCTGCAGGAAGGATGATCCGGATAGGCGGCCGGCTGGCTTACGCCGACCGCAGCAGGGATCTGGAGCTTACGCTGCTTGATCTTGGCAGCGGGGAATCGTCTGTTGTGGAAGGCATCGCAGCGTCTTCGGTCAATACGGACGGACGTTATCTGTACTGCGCCAACCGGCGCAACGGCAGCAGCCTGTACCGCGTCGATCCCCGGACGGGGAGCAGTATCCGCATCAGCGGAGAGAGCGCCGATTATCTGCACGTACTGGACGGCGAAATCTACTTCAGCCACAGCCGGGAATGGTACCGGCTGCCGCTGGCGGGCGGCGAAGCGGAGAAGCTTCCGCTGCCGGGAGGAATGAACAATGAACACTGA
- the essC gene encoding type VII secretion protein EssC — translation MNTEFSRQPRFLPDIPRGEVEVPNPPMLQEKPEISWYGILLPPIVMLVITVLIAMTSQSLFLLISVATTVMTLIGSLGGAVTQIRKYKLKKRERESKYLQFIADTRSELSVAREQQTAAMNEMFPEPEQCVRRIMETDNRLWEKTPVHNDFLTVRLGLGSAPLAMEIRYTKQAIVMESDPLLMEPQRLAMDYTKVSGVPITVNLLEQEIVGLAGDAAKTAEMLKSMLLQVVTHQGYDDVRIVVLTDDAGFERWSWLKFLPHLWDDSMNVRFLLCGRALAHQVLSEMNSVFKDREMRTTGGGALPHYLFVVEDASLLENELISKYLYNGNAKLGVSAVFVAPNAAYLPMNCKTVISLQGNNGETANRTTGEKTAFTPDRADLKDLELAARKLAPLRIKQGNGGFALPTSISLMEMLEAEKVTDTDVLLNWTRNKTYMGMSVPIGSRAGGEPLYLDMHETGYGPHGLVAGTTGSGKSELLQSIIVSQAVHYHPHDIAFVLIDYKGGGMADAFKGMPHLVGTITNLDGNQTTRALLSIKSELMRRQRVFSEHGVNSIDKYQKLYYSRPDRQGMPAIPHLIMIADEFAELKQDQPDFMKELVSTARVGRSLGVHLILATQKPAGVVDDQIWSNSKFKICLKVQDEADSRDVIKRPDAAMIKEPGRAYIQVGNDEIFELFQSAFSGADYDPKGELQKLENQTKRIYKLSVTGRSEQIYPQEEEKIARHEMPSQLQAMVEHITLTAERFGIEPVKGPWLPPLPETVYLEDIFTGGYSEGIWPKREALLSIPAGLLDDPRGQKQEALEFDFAGEGNLFIYGAPGTGKTVLLRTICLSSALLYSPEDVHIYIMDFGGSSLKSLERLPHVGGVMTLEQEEKIDQFMRFVFRIMEERRELFEEAGSEGFADYRKSGRQLPAVLLMIDNYFALSETYEDIDTQMVVLAREGFKYGIYLIATATNSALVRYKFSVNFKMAASLQMTEKSEYDGIVGRTEGLEPGKAAGRGLVRGKPPLEFQTALPEYRELRSEAIIERLSQSGGARAVPIPVMPAAIDLAALAEEEGRLAIGLSSNDLQPVFIDLQSTPVLMVAGDAMSGKSTLLVSWITLLGERQKDLEVYALDSSGMGLYELMNRPYVKDLSGVEDMFEFVEEFKEKLEARRSELLACRMSGGDPARLAAGWNPIVFVIDKVSEFTGNDMFALHELLERIIRQERNLKISVIAADNTADLASNWDSLGKVIREEQTGILLGRIKEQNLYSVSYPYGSQERNMQQGDGYLILKNKYTGLRCAVLKKSAASPQLVS, via the coding sequence ATGAACACTGAATTCAGCAGGCAGCCGAGGTTCCTGCCGGATATTCCGCGCGGTGAGGTAGAAGTGCCGAATCCGCCGATGCTTCAGGAGAAACCTGAAATTTCCTGGTATGGTATTCTGCTCCCGCCGATTGTCATGCTGGTCATTACCGTCCTGATCGCCATGACCTCCCAGTCGCTTTTCCTGCTGATCTCGGTGGCAACAACCGTGATGACGCTGATCGGATCACTGGGCGGAGCCGTGACGCAGATCCGCAAGTATAAGCTGAAGAAGCGGGAGCGTGAGAGTAAATATCTCCAGTTCATCGCAGATACACGCAGTGAGCTGTCGGTAGCGAGAGAGCAGCAGACGGCCGCGATGAACGAGATGTTCCCCGAGCCGGAGCAATGTGTCCGCAGGATCATGGAAACAGACAACCGGCTGTGGGAGAAGACACCGGTCCATAACGATTTTCTGACGGTACGACTCGGTCTCGGCAGTGCTCCGCTGGCGATGGAGATCCGGTACACGAAGCAGGCCATCGTCATGGAAAGCGATCCGCTGCTGATGGAACCGCAGCGGCTGGCGATGGACTACACCAAGGTGTCAGGTGTGCCGATCACCGTCAATCTGCTGGAGCAGGAAATTGTCGGTCTTGCCGGAGATGCTGCAAAGACCGCAGAGATGCTGAAATCGATGCTGCTTCAGGTCGTAACCCATCAGGGCTACGATGATGTCCGCATCGTGGTTCTGACGGATGATGCCGGATTTGAACGCTGGAGCTGGCTGAAGTTCCTCCCGCATCTGTGGGATGACAGCATGAACGTCCGTTTCCTGCTGTGCGGCAGAGCACTGGCCCATCAGGTGCTCTCCGAGATGAACAGCGTGTTCAAGGACCGGGAAATGCGCACGACAGGCGGTGGTGCGCTGCCGCATTATCTGTTCGTGGTTGAGGACGCCTCTCTGCTGGAGAATGAGCTGATCAGCAAGTATCTGTATAACGGCAATGCCAAGCTGGGCGTATCCGCGGTGTTTGTCGCTCCCAATGCCGCCTATCTGCCGATGAACTGCAAAACGGTTATTTCCCTCCAGGGCAATAACGGAGAGACGGCTAACCGGACTACCGGAGAGAAAACGGCATTCACACCGGACCGGGCAGATCTCAAAGATTTGGAGCTCGCCGCCAGAAAGCTGGCTCCGCTGCGCATCAAGCAGGGGAATGGCGGCTTCGCGCTTCCAACTTCCATCTCCTTGATGGAGATGCTGGAAGCAGAGAAGGTTACCGATACGGATGTGCTGCTGAACTGGACCCGGAACAAGACGTATATGGGCATGAGCGTACCGATTGGTTCACGTGCAGGCGGGGAACCGCTGTATCTCGATATGCACGAGACCGGGTACGGTCCCCACGGACTGGTAGCCGGAACGACGGGATCAGGTAAAAGTGAGCTGCTGCAGAGCATCATCGTCTCCCAGGCTGTACACTACCATCCGCATGATATCGCTTTTGTGCTGATTGATTACAAGGGGGGCGGCATGGCGGATGCCTTCAAGGGAATGCCCCATCTGGTCGGAACCATCACGAACCTGGACGGCAATCAGACCACCCGGGCACTGCTCTCGATCAAAAGTGAGCTGATGCGCAGACAGCGTGTCTTCTCGGAGCACGGTGTTAACAGCATCGATAAATATCAGAAGCTGTATTACAGCCGGCCGGACCGTCAGGGCATGCCGGCCATTCCCCACCTGATCATGATTGCCGATGAATTCGCCGAGCTGAAGCAGGATCAGCCGGACTTCATGAAGGAGCTGGTCAGTACAGCACGGGTCGGACGGAGTCTTGGCGTCCATCTGATCCTGGCCACCCAGAAGCCGGCCGGGGTCGTGGACGACCAGATCTGGAGTAACTCCAAATTCAAAATCTGCCTCAAGGTGCAGGATGAAGCAGACAGCCGGGATGTCATCAAACGCCCGGATGCGGCGATGATCAAGGAGCCGGGGCGTGCGTATATCCAGGTGGGGAACGACGAGATCTTTGAGCTGTTCCAGTCCGCCTTCTCGGGAGCAGATTACGATCCCAAAGGCGAGCTGCAGAAGCTGGAGAACCAGACAAAGCGTATTTACAAATTGTCTGTTACCGGGCGGAGCGAGCAGATTTACCCGCAAGAGGAAGAGAAGATTGCCCGTCATGAGATGCCTTCCCAGCTGCAGGCGATGGTGGAGCATATTACCCTGACTGCGGAGCGCTTCGGCATTGAACCGGTCAAAGGACCGTGGCTTCCGCCGCTTCCCGAAACCGTATATCTGGAGGATATCTTTACCGGCGGTTACAGTGAAGGCATTTGGCCGAAGCGTGAAGCGCTGCTCAGCATCCCCGCGGGTCTGCTGGATGATCCCAGAGGACAGAAGCAGGAGGCGCTGGAGTTTGATTTTGCCGGAGAAGGCAATCTGTTCATCTACGGCGCTCCGGGCACAGGCAAAACCGTCCTGCTGCGGACGATATGTCTCTCATCTGCGCTGCTGTACTCCCCGGAGGATGTTCATATTTACATCATGGATTTTGGCGGCAGCTCACTGAAGTCGCTGGAACGCCTGCCGCATGTCGGCGGTGTCATGACGCTTGAGCAGGAAGAGAAGATCGACCAGTTCATGCGGTTCGTGTTCCGGATCATGGAGGAGCGCAGAGAGCTGTTCGAGGAGGCAGGCAGCGAAGGCTTCGCAGACTACCGCAAGAGCGGACGGCAGCTGCCTGCGGTTCTGCTGATGATCGACAATTACTTCGCGCTGTCGGAGACCTATGAAGACATTGACACCCAGATGGTTGTACTGGCCCGTGAAGGATTCAAATACGGCATTTATCTCATAGCAACGGCGACGAACAGTGCGCTGGTCCGTTATAAATTCTCGGTCAATTTCAAAATGGCTGCCAGCCTGCAAATGACCGAGAAAAGCGAATACGACGGAATTGTCGGCCGGACCGAAGGGCTGGAGCCGGGGAAAGCGGCCGGCCGGGGACTGGTGCGCGGCAAGCCTCCGCTGGAGTTTCAGACTGCGCTGCCTGAGTACAGGGAGCTGCGCAGCGAAGCGATTATCGAGCGGCTGAGTCAGAGCGGCGGAGCCCGGGCGGTGCCGATTCCGGTTATGCCGGCGGCAATCGATCTGGCCGCCCTGGCTGAGGAAGAAGGCAGATTGGCCATTGGGCTTTCCAGCAACGATCTGCAGCCTGTCTTTATCGACCTGCAGTCGACTCCGGTCCTTATGGTTGCCGGAGATGCGATGTCCGGCAAGAGTACGCTGCTGGTCTCCTGGATTACGCTGCTTGGTGAGAGGCAGAAGGATCTTGAAGTGTATGCGCTGGATTCTTCGGGGATGGGCCTTTATGAACTGATGAACCGGCCTTATGTGAAGGATCTGTCCGGCGTGGAGGACATGTTCGAGTTCGTGGAAGAGTTCAAGGAGAAGCTGGAAGCGCGGCGCTCCGAGCTGCTGGCCTGCCGGATGTCCGGAGGCGATCCGGCGCGGCTGGCTGCCGGCTGGAACCCTATCGTGTTCGTCATCGACAAGGTGAGCGAATTCACCGGAAATGATATGTTCGCACTGCATGAGCTGCTTGAACGGATCATCCGGCAGGAGCGGAACCTCAAGATTTCGGTCATCGCCGCAGATAATACGGCTGATCTGGCTTCCAATTGGGACAGCCTCGGCAAGGTTATCCGTGAGGAGCAGACCGGGATTCTTCTGGGACGGATCAAGGAACAGAATCTGTATTCGGTATCCTATCCTTACGGTTCACAGGAACGGAACATGCAGCAGGGAGACGGTTACCTGATTCTTAAGAACAAATACACCGGACTGCGCTGTGCCGTTCTGAAGAAATCAGCTGCAAGCCCGCAGCTCGTAAGTTAA
- a CDS encoding WXG100 family type VII secretion target, with product MSTSPSEIRRDAARINGLTGDVQRISREVQVQYHLAGEYWSGTASKSLQSQYQTLDSEMKALLRSLKQLESGVQRVASEVQRAEQERAEKRRQAERLAAEKERERRERERQQQERARNSR from the coding sequence ATGTCGACCAGCCCATCCGAAATCAGAAGAGACGCCGCACGCATCAACGGTCTGACCGGAGATGTGCAGCGGATTTCAAGAGAAGTGCAGGTCCAGTACCATCTGGCCGGTGAATACTGGTCAGGCACGGCATCCAAATCGCTGCAGAGCCAGTACCAGACACTGGACAGCGAGATGAAAGCACTGCTGCGCAGTCTGAAGCAGCTGGAGAGCGGCGTACAGCGGGTCGCTTCCGAGGTGCAGCGGGCTGAGCAGGAACGCGCCGAAAAGCGGCGGCAGGCAGAGAGGCTTGCTGCCGAGAAAGAGCGTGAACGCAGGGAAAGGGAAAGGCAGCAGCAGGAACGGGCAAGAAACAGCCGTTAA
- a CDS encoding WXG100 family type VII secretion target, giving the protein MAGNNLTFSPDQALSVAKSINSKANNAQTLINQLQKEIHSVSGWWQGESQTAFVQQFDGLMPSFKEMVTCVENISKNLTQIANIKQQAEQEMASKLRGR; this is encoded by the coding sequence ATGGCAGGTAACAATTTAACTTTTAGTCCGGATCAGGCCCTGAGCGTTGCTAAGTCGATCAACAGTAAAGCCAACAACGCCCAGACCCTGATCAATCAGCTGCAAAAGGAAATTCATTCCGTAAGCGGCTGGTGGCAAGGTGAGTCCCAGACCGCCTTTGTGCAACAGTTCGACGGACTTATGCCTAGCTTCAAAGAGATGGTAACTTGTGTAGAGAATATCAGCAAGAACCTTACTCAAATCGCTAACATCAAACAGCAGGCTGAGCAGGAGATGGCCAGCAAGCTGCGCGGAAGATAA
- a CDS encoding DUF2974 domain-containing protein — translation MKLTDKEYLVLASLADTDQGVVQTGSTIRGMLQDCSGAGEPHSLTQEIPADSLLLELKLAARWIAPDAAGYAFTNENDDRWIIFAYKPDALQEHLKTLLSGENPLMKQAAQFLRANHGSRDCFVTGFGLGGALALYAAGFAEDIQGVVFDAPGIGQLPEAQGSGQSRITNILAYNSLISTLGSHSEKLQFAGPAGGDTAVELLSQADRHRYVTGAGGSIVTGEPGEAFGLLSKLSILFEEGGRIDEVAAVFLRAAGLEDSGASELIHAVLPLSERIEPSGIRDALAEITAQYDRHAGTVWRKWKTEMTGQARKLGQEELSAVFAEKSEAAMLSASALLEELYRITEAFLCVLILYGPEESRLADQLDELLDSLTGPMTDRLEQLSRQMASELDGLMELSLSTAFVWPEMHFDIKD, via the coding sequence GTGAAGTTGACCGATAAGGAATATCTGGTACTGGCCTCGCTCGCGGATACTGATCAAGGTGTCGTGCAGACAGGCTCAACGATCCGCGGAATGCTCCAGGATTGCAGCGGCGCAGGAGAGCCTCATAGCTTAACACAGGAAATACCGGCAGACAGCCTGCTGCTTGAGCTGAAGCTTGCAGCCCGCTGGATTGCGCCGGATGCGGCAGGCTATGCCTTTACTAACGAAAATGATGATAGATGGATTATCTTTGCATATAAACCGGATGCTCTGCAGGAGCATCTGAAGACGCTGCTCTCCGGAGAGAACCCGCTGATGAAGCAGGCAGCCCAGTTTTTGCGCGCGAATCATGGCAGCAGAGACTGCTTCGTCACCGGCTTTGGCCTGGGCGGCGCTCTGGCGCTGTATGCAGCGGGATTTGCCGAAGACATTCAGGGCGTGGTCTTTGACGCACCGGGCATCGGGCAATTACCGGAGGCGCAGGGCTCCGGCCAGTCAAGGATTACCAACATCCTTGCATATAATAGTCTGATTTCAACGCTCGGCAGCCATAGCGAAAAGCTGCAGTTTGCCGGTCCTGCGGGCGGTGACACCGCTGTAGAGCTGCTCAGTCAGGCCGACCGGCATAGATATGTAACCGGCGCCGGCGGAAGTATTGTTACAGGTGAACCTGGCGAAGCCTTCGGACTTCTTTCGAAGCTTAGCATTCTGTTCGAAGAGGGCGGCAGAATTGATGAGGTTGCAGCGGTCTTTCTCCGGGCAGCCGGTCTGGAGGACAGCGGAGCTAGCGAGCTGATCCATGCGGTGCTGCCGCTGAGTGAACGGATCGAGCCAAGCGGCATCCGGGATGCACTGGCGGAAATTACCGCACAGTATGACCGTCATGCGGGGACGGTCTGGCGGAAATGGAAGACGGAGATGACCGGACAAGCGCGAAAGCTGGGGCAGGAAGAACTTTCGGCAGTGTTCGCGGAGAAGAGCGAAGCCGCGATGCTGAGTGCGTCCGCACTGCTCGAAGAGCTGTACCGCATCACGGAAGCTTTCCTGTGTGTGCTGATCCTGTACGGGCCGGAGGAAAGCCGGCTGGCGGATCAGCTGGACGAACTGCTGGACAGCCTTACCGGACCAATGACCGACCGTCTGGAACAGCTGTCCCGGCAAATGGCCTCTGAGCTGGACGGTCTGATGGAGCTGTCGCTAAGCACAGCATTTGTGTGGCCGGAAATGCATTTCGATATTAAAGACTAG
- a CDS encoding Mbeg1-like protein → MGDNQLTEVELKKISQLVYLDIVDSEGVNTKIQQIYMRQGKKITVEQVIDYYTTGEGLKELEARYPNTLNGSKESEQWVDMLKSMDTAKYQDWEISNVVSKNKQNESGFVAFTVDTKNGAKVAAFRGSEPIDDPYFRNDWKNNGTTAYELESVQQQDAREYMRRFGQGSNDDLYLTGHSLGGNLTLYSSFVLTDEQRSRLVSASTFNAPGFNKALLDKYQSQIDEMNEKGQIREFRNKHDLVPALFTNPSDGIYIDTKSEEVTGFSHHSLFSFVQDDESTFHRSESQMRAVIPNIVHHVTVGLEVVPNFLKEALVREVFKIWDGDIEIQHILFAAAAVAAIFIAGPITILVGALKVVVALYVIGFIIDKVIPWIKEGIANIAEMVETFFDEAVEYITNLVFQAVDAAKLIGSKVAQFTQQVKSAVTQFFKDLKDGFNRFVADTIKFVEAQKERFIKMKDQAVKKLGDIFNSVKSAITRKKDEIVSGVRSFKDKLIGEIKSKIKTVAKFAVSAASAARTAQIKASLSRIEALHRTLKQKEEQISEAVSRILNVASDVYSSVSGAYPESYVRSQLRELQRVCDEVRAKERRVSETLKQQSEAVKYSVNTYRSTEARLAAMARS, encoded by the coding sequence ATGGGAGATAACCAGCTCACCGAAGTTGAACTTAAAAAAATTTCACAGCTGGTGTATCTTGACATTGTTGACAGCGAGGGCGTCAATACGAAGATCCAGCAGATTTACATGCGTCAGGGCAAAAAAATCACCGTCGAGCAGGTCATTGATTATTACACGACAGGTGAAGGTCTCAAAGAACTGGAGGCACGGTATCCAAACACGCTGAACGGCAGCAAAGAATCCGAACAGTGGGTTGATATGCTTAAATCGATGGATACCGCCAAGTATCAGGATTGGGAAATCTCGAATGTCGTATCTAAGAACAAGCAGAATGAGTCAGGGTTCGTAGCCTTTACCGTAGATACGAAAAATGGGGCAAAAGTTGCGGCGTTCCGCGGCAGTGAGCCCATTGATGATCCCTATTTCCGGAATGACTGGAAAAATAACGGCACGACGGCCTATGAACTTGAATCGGTCCAGCAGCAGGATGCAAGGGAATACATGAGGCGCTTCGGGCAAGGGAGTAACGATGACTTGTATCTTACCGGCCATTCTCTCGGCGGAAATCTGACGCTTTATTCTTCTTTTGTACTTACCGATGAGCAGCGGAGCAGGCTTGTCAGCGCAAGCACCTTCAACGCGCCTGGCTTCAACAAAGCCTTGCTGGATAAATATCAGAGCCAGATTGACGAGATGAACGAGAAGGGGCAGATCAGGGAATTCCGCAACAAGCATGATCTGGTCCCGGCACTCTTCACGAATCCTTCTGATGGAATTTATATTGACACTAAATCTGAAGAGGTAACGGGGTTCTCCCATCATTCCCTGTTCTCATTTGTTCAGGATGACGAGTCCACCTTTCACCGGTCGGAATCCCAGATGCGGGCCGTCATTCCGAACATTGTGCATCATGTTACGGTCGGCCTGGAGGTAGTGCCGAACTTCCTCAAAGAAGCGCTGGTCCGGGAGGTGTTCAAAATCTGGGACGGCGACATTGAGATTCAGCATATTCTTTTTGCCGCTGCGGCGGTGGCTGCCATCTTCATAGCCGGTCCGATTACGATACTTGTTGGCGCATTAAAAGTAGTTGTGGCGCTGTACGTTATCGGGTTCATCATTGATAAGGTAATCCCATGGATCAAGGAAGGCATTGCCAACATTGCGGAGATGGTGGAGACGTTCTTTGACGAAGCTGTCGAGTACATTACCAATCTCGTATTCCAGGCTGTGGATGCCGCCAAGCTGATCGGGAGCAAGGTCGCGCAGTTTACGCAGCAGGTGAAAAGTGCTGTAACGCAGTTCTTCAAGGATCTGAAGGACGGCTTCAACCGCTTTGTAGCAGATACGATCAAATTCGTAGAAGCCCAGAAGGAACGTTTCATCAAAATGAAGGACCAGGCAGTCAAAAAGCTGGGCGATATTTTTAACTCCGTCAAGTCAGCAATCACCCGCAAAAAGGATGAAATTGTATCCGGTGTCCGTTCGTTTAAGGACAAGCTGATCGGTGAGATCAAGTCAAAGATCAAGACGGTGGCCAAATTTGCGGTCTCGGCCGCAAGCGCGGCACGAACCGCTCAAATTAAGGCCAGTCTAAGCCGGATTGAAGCGCTGCACCGCACCCTGAAACAGAAGGAAGAGCAAATCTCGGAAGCGGTATCCCGTATTCTGAATGTCGCATCCGATGTCTACTCCAGCGTATCCGGCGCGTATCCGGAAAGCTATGTGCGCTCTCAGCTGAGAGAGCTGCAGAGGGTCTGCGATGAAGTCAGAGCCAAAGAGCGCCGTGTGTCGGAGACGCTGAAGCAGCAGTCGGAGGCGGTGAAGTATTCCGTGAATACGTACCGCAGCACCGAGGCCAGACTGGCCGCGATGGCCCGCAGTTAA
- a CDS encoding copper amine oxidase N-terminal domain-containing protein, with the protein MKRLSSLFAVFLIIALFSSSFQATAASLPLRVVVDGQKVNFPDAQPYIDAQQRVQLPVRFVTEALGAKVLWDGPAKKATIILNGKTMVVFIGKTSYTVDGKTKQMDTAAVFKQSRTFVPLRFLYEGLGLNVNWDDSVKTVYITTGGSGSAPAAPSTGAQTADVHGFKVNYAKKGPSLDPVYITKSGMTVYENEDWVSGQYLFQLTIVFGDTGSDPVQGAKDAESILRQKVEGSVVDAVMNYARTKTKRSDILPDKTFTAEKYTIVVGSQEYDDVAINIAPR; encoded by the coding sequence ATGAAACGTTTATCCAGCCTGTTTGCTGTTTTTTTGATTATTGCCCTGTTTTCTTCCTCATTCCAGGCGACGGCCGCCAGCCTGCCGCTTAGAGTCGTGGTAGATGGACAAAAGGTTAATTTTCCTGACGCCCAGCCTTATATTGATGCCCAGCAGCGTGTCCAGCTCCCGGTACGTTTTGTTACAGAAGCACTGGGAGCAAAGGTACTTTGGGACGGTCCCGCTAAAAAGGCAACGATTATCCTGAACGGCAAGACGATGGTCGTCTTTATCGGCAAAACCAGCTACACCGTGGACGGAAAAACGAAGCAGATGGATACCGCTGCAGTCTTCAAGCAGTCCAGAACTTTTGTGCCGCTGCGTTTTCTATACGAAGGTCTGGGTCTCAATGTCAATTGGGATGATTCCGTAAAAACGGTTTACATCACGACCGGAGGAAGCGGATCAGCGCCTGCTGCGCCATCCACAGGGGCACAGACGGCTGACGTCCACGGCTTCAAGGTGAATTATGCGAAGAAGGGGCCGAGCCTGGACCCTGTATACATCACTAAGTCCGGGATGACCGTCTACGAGAATGAAGACTGGGTGTCCGGACAGTATCTTTTCCAGCTAACGATTGTGTTCGGTGACACCGGTTCTGACCCTGTACAGGGTGCAAAGGATGCGGAAAGCATTTTGCGTCAGAAAGTTGAAGGCAGTGTAGTCGATGCCGTGATGAATTATGCCCGGACCAAAACGAAACGAAGCGATATTCTGCCTGATAAAACATTCACTGCCGAGAAATACACGATTGTCGTCGGTTCCCAGGAATATGACGATGTAGCGATTAACATTGCGCCAAGATAA